In Leptolyngbya sp. 'hensonii', the following are encoded in one genomic region:
- a CDS encoding S8 family peptidase, which yields MRKLLILGLFLLGLLLALANFEGLATQGTYDSIVVDLREQGTAAQVQEQIQSLVRQYGARPNSEFSDADHVYILPGNAQTLKQLKRSSLSQAAEFIEPNYVYRATEMPNDPDYGKQWNFRSINVEPAWEETKGSGVTVAVIDTGISQVPDLKETKFVKGYDFVNDRVDASDDNGHGTHVAGTIAQSTNNGFGVAGIAHEANLMPLKVLGASGGGTISDIAEAIRYAADNGADVINMSLGGGGESGLMQEAIDYAHSKGLVIVGAAGNEGQNSASYPARYPRVIGVAALNAAGEKTPYSNYGAGVDISAPGGDTSNGGEVGGILQNTIDPATGESIFAAYQGTSMAAPHVAAVAALVKAVGVQEPDRVLEVLKQSARPVQDDLMNYYGAGHLDAAAAVKLALKGQLNFRDFFRWLRDNGYLNPRFWIDGGLPGLLPKLAMMLGSYLLAWFLRNYFPFAWSWPLAGGLVAGSSGLFFLQGIYIFDLPQWPFRVLGSSIPELGTAIQGNPALNPLFASVLIPLGLILLLLGHGQWKWFAIGSSLGIAACLAVSAVTSPQVLWLGEGWLARSFLIGNALLCYGLAHLASKPEAQRV from the coding sequence ATGAGAAAGCTGTTAATTCTGGGCCTTTTCCTGCTGGGATTATTGTTGGCACTCGCGAACTTTGAAGGACTGGCTACCCAGGGCACCTACGATTCGATCGTGGTGGATCTGAGGGAACAGGGAACTGCTGCTCAGGTACAGGAGCAGATTCAGTCTCTAGTGCGTCAGTATGGAGCCAGGCCTAACAGCGAATTCTCAGACGCCGATCACGTTTACATCCTCCCAGGCAATGCCCAGACTCTGAAACAACTGAAGCGCTCCAGCCTGTCCCAGGCAGCCGAATTCATTGAGCCTAACTATGTGTATCGGGCCACGGAAATGCCCAATGATCCCGATTATGGGAAGCAGTGGAATTTCCGCAGTATCAATGTCGAGCCAGCCTGGGAAGAAACAAAGGGATCTGGGGTAACGGTAGCTGTGATTGACACTGGTATCAGTCAAGTTCCGGATCTGAAGGAAACAAAATTTGTCAAGGGCTATGATTTCGTTAACGATCGGGTAGACGCCTCTGATGACAATGGTCATGGCACCCACGTCGCCGGGACGATCGCCCAATCCACCAACAACGGCTTTGGCGTGGCCGGGATCGCTCACGAGGCCAACCTGATGCCCCTGAAAGTTCTGGGTGCCAGTGGGGGTGGCACCATTTCTGATATCGCTGAAGCCATTCGCTATGCCGCCGATAACGGGGCTGATGTGATCAATATGAGCCTGGGTGGTGGAGGGGAGAGTGGGCTGATGCAGGAGGCGATCGACTATGCCCACAGCAAGGGCTTGGTGATTGTTGGAGCGGCTGGGAATGAAGGGCAGAACTCTGCTTCCTATCCGGCTCGCTATCCCCGTGTGATTGGGGTGGCGGCGCTCAATGCTGCTGGGGAAAAAACACCCTACTCCAACTATGGGGCTGGAGTGGATATTTCGGCTCCTGGTGGGGATACCTCCAACGGTGGTGAAGTCGGGGGAATTCTGCAGAACACCATCGACCCCGCAACGGGAGAAAGTATCTTTGCCGCCTACCAGGGTACCAGCATGGCCGCTCCCCATGTGGCCGCTGTGGCCGCTCTGGTAAAAGCGGTGGGTGTCCAGGAGCCCGATCGGGTCCTGGAGGTTCTGAAACAATCGGCCCGACCTGTACAGGATGACCTGATGAACTATTACGGTGCGGGTCATCTGGATGCGGCTGCTGCTGTCAAACTAGCTCTGAAAGGGCAACTCAACTTCCGAGACTTCTTCCGCTGGCTGCGGGACAATGGCTACCTCAATCCTCGCTTCTGGATTGATGGTGGGCTTCCAGGTCTGTTACCCAAGCTGGCCATGATGCTGGGTTCCTATTTACTGGCCTGGTTCCTGCGGAACTATTTTCCCTTTGCCTGGAGTTGGCCTCTGGCTGGGGGGCTGGTGGCAGGCAGTTCTGGACTGTTTTTCCTGCAAGGAATTTACATTTTTGACCTGCCCCAATGGCCATTCCGGGTTCTGGGAAGCTCGATTCCAGAGCTGGGTACGGCTATCCAGGGCAACCCAGCTCTGAATCCCCTGTTTGCCAGTGTGCTCATTCCCCTGGGATTGATCTTGTTGCTGTTGGGTCATGGCCAATGGAAGTGGTTTGCGATCGGCTCCAGTCTAGGCATCGCCGCCTGTCTAGCCGTATCCGCAGTGACTTCCCCACAGGTGCTCTGGCTGGGAGAAGGCTGGTTGGCCCGTTCTTTCCTGATTGGGAATGCTCTGCTCTGTTATGGATTGGCCCATCTCGCCAGTAAACCGGAGGCACAGCGGGTATGA
- the purN gene encoding phosphoribosylglycinamide formyltransferase, which produces MVDPTFGFISPDIPPESLRNHLQSGPPLQLGVMASGSGSNFETIAQTIADGRLHAQIQVLIYNNPEAKAAARAARLNIPAVLLNHRDFATREELDLKIAVTLRQFGVEWVIMAGWMRLVTHALIEAFPDRILNIHPSLLPSFPGIHAVEQALKAGVKVAGCTVHIVTLEMDSGPILMQAAVPILPGDNPTTLQSRIQVQEHRIYPRAIALAAALQTGFSWGDP; this is translated from the coding sequence ATGGTTGACCCCACCTTCGGCTTCATCTCGCCCGATATTCCCCCGGAGTCCTTACGAAACCATTTGCAATCTGGCCCACCGCTGCAGTTGGGAGTGATGGCTTCAGGCAGTGGTTCAAACTTTGAAACGATCGCCCAGACGATCGCCGATGGCCGCTTGCATGCCCAAATTCAAGTTCTGATTTACAACAATCCAGAGGCCAAAGCCGCTGCCCGGGCAGCCCGACTCAACATTCCAGCCGTGCTTTTGAACCATCGAGACTTTGCAACCAGAGAAGAGTTGGATCTGAAAATTGCAGTGACCTTACGCCAATTTGGTGTGGAGTGGGTGATTATGGCGGGCTGGATGCGCCTAGTGACCCATGCTCTGATCGAGGCCTTTCCCGATCGCATCCTCAATATTCATCCCAGCCTGCTCCCCAGTTTTCCCGGCATCCATGCGGTTGAGCAAGCCCTTAAGGCTGGGGTAAAAGTTGCCGGTTGTACCGTCCACATTGTTACCCTGGAAATGGATAGCGGCCCCATTCTGATGCAGGCGGCAGTCCCGATTTTGCCAGGGGATAACCCTACCACCCTGCAGTCTCGCATTCAGGTGCAGGAACATCGCATCTATCCCCGTGCGATTGCCCTGGCTGCAGCCCTCCAAACTGGATTCTCATGGGGGGACCCCTAA
- a CDS encoding bifunctional ADP-dependent NAD(P)H-hydrate dehydratase/NAD(P)H-hydrate epimerase — translation MISKISLHNQVVVTAAQMRAIEERVFAAGIPVAALMEKVGGLISRWVQTHYPPEQCPQVGILAGPGHNGGDALVVARELHFRGYRVVVYQPFSKMKDLTHHHARYAHSLGLTFHDSIEALQFSDLILDGLFGFGLERELTDPVKGAIDSLNQWSQPVVSIDLPSGLQTDTGARLGTAVRATWTLCLGLWKQSLLQEQALEFVGQAELIDFDLPIADIQAVLGEEPAVQRITAEQALAYLPLSRPPSTHKYQMGHVLLICGSLPYAGAAILCGLGARATGVGMLSIAVPESLKPMVLAQLPEALVIGCPETAAGGISRLPAEVQLDRYDVVACGPGLSLEADRLVQQVLESDRPLVLDADGLNLLAQHNVVGTLKNRQAPTVLTPHLGEFRRLFPKIAETMVCRITAVRSVAEATGTIVLLKGARIVIGNAQGRIWINPDSTPALARGGTGDVLTGLIGGLMAQGGKSRDGMAALVQSAAWWHAQAGILAARERTELGVDAFTLSQSLIPAIADVLRLG, via the coding sequence GTGATTTCTAAAATCAGCTTACATAATCAGGTGGTTGTTACAGCCGCCCAGATGCGTGCGATCGAAGAACGGGTGTTCGCTGCCGGGATACCTGTGGCAGCCCTGATGGAAAAGGTTGGCGGACTGATCAGCCGCTGGGTTCAGACCCATTATCCCCCAGAGCAATGCCCCCAGGTTGGTATTCTGGCCGGACCAGGCCACAACGGGGGAGATGCCCTGGTGGTGGCTCGGGAGTTACATTTTCGTGGCTATCGGGTTGTGGTTTACCAGCCCTTCTCTAAAATGAAGGACCTGACCCATCACCATGCCCGCTATGCCCACAGTCTGGGTCTTACTTTTCATGACTCGATCGAGGCGCTGCAATTTTCCGATCTGATCCTGGATGGCCTGTTCGGGTTCGGCCTGGAACGGGAGTTAACCGATCCAGTGAAAGGGGCAATTGATAGCCTGAACCAGTGGTCCCAACCGGTGGTTAGCATTGATCTGCCGTCAGGGTTACAGACCGATACGGGAGCCAGATTGGGCACGGCAGTTCGAGCAACCTGGACTCTCTGCCTGGGGCTGTGGAAGCAGAGCTTGTTGCAGGAACAGGCCCTGGAATTTGTCGGGCAGGCTGAATTGATTGATTTCGATCTCCCGATAGCGGATATTCAGGCTGTACTAGGAGAGGAACCTGCTGTGCAACGGATTACAGCAGAGCAGGCTCTGGCCTATCTGCCCCTGTCCCGACCCCCCTCGACCCATAAATATCAAATGGGGCATGTGCTTTTGATCTGTGGATCTCTTCCCTATGCTGGGGCGGCGATCCTCTGCGGACTGGGAGCGCGTGCGACTGGGGTCGGAATGTTGTCAATCGCCGTGCCAGAATCCCTGAAACCGATGGTGTTGGCCCAATTACCGGAAGCCTTGGTGATCGGTTGTCCGGAGACGGCGGCGGGCGGAATTTCTCGATTGCCTGCGGAGGTCCAACTGGATCGCTACGATGTCGTTGCCTGTGGGCCAGGGTTAAGCTTGGAAGCGGATCGACTGGTGCAACAGGTGTTGGAAAGCGATCGCCCTCTCGTGTTGGATGCAGATGGCCTCAACCTCCTGGCTCAACACAATGTGGTTGGAACCCTGAAAAATCGTCAGGCCCCCACGGTCCTGACCCCCCATCTGGGAGAATTTCGCCGGTTGTTTCCTAAAATTGCCGAGACCATGGTATGCCGCATCACTGCGGTCCGCAGCGTTGCAGAGGCAACTGGAACGATCGTCCTGCTCAAAGGCGCACGCATTGTCATTGGCAATGCTCAGGGACGCATCTGGATTAATCCAGACAGCACCCCTGCCCTGGCCCGGGGTGGAACAGGAGATGTGTTGACTGGCCTCATCGGCGGTCTCATGGCCCAAGGGGGTAAATCCAGGGATGGTATGGCAGCCCTGGTGCAAAGTGCAGCCTGGTGGCATGCCCAGGCTGGAATTCTGGCTGCCCGCGAGCGGACCGAATTGGGAGTGGATGCCTTTACCTTATCCCAATCTCTGATCCCAGCGATCGCCGACGTTTTACGGCTTGGGTGA
- a CDS encoding serine/threonine-protein kinase: MLQPDQILQDRYQLKALLGDNASRQTWLAEDLETEDPVVLKLLVLGAGVQWQDFRLFEREIQILQALDHPRIPRYRGHFSLDDSLFWLGLVQEYVPGQSLAELLHQGERFTESEIRQITIQILDILIYLHELNPPVLHRDIKPGNLILGEDGQIYLVDFGAVQDRLAAGARTVTVVGTYGYTPIEQFGGQAVPASDLYALGATLIHLMTGLPPAELPQEEMRIAFWNYTSASPSFVDWVITLTEPAVERRFKTAREALDMLEKGEPLTQRRGAFFSLAAPEGTPISLQKSCDRLWIEIPARLQGLSLLDVVVSMAILGAIALVADTLIFRSLFLLVLFVLLGPIVLGFLGAATVAQSITLTPDTFRILRTLFGFSVYERVGDTAEIESVSCHMHALSHQRVSPILLLPSSFRLVALQTVRGKYMFGGYLSEDEVNWLVQEIQNWLRTYG; encoded by the coding sequence ATGCTACAACCTGACCAAATCCTGCAGGATCGTTACCAGCTCAAGGCCCTACTGGGGGATAATGCCAGTCGGCAAACCTGGCTGGCTGAGGATCTGGAGACAGAAGACCCAGTTGTGCTCAAACTCCTGGTTCTAGGGGCAGGGGTGCAGTGGCAGGATTTCAGGCTATTTGAACGGGAGATCCAGATTCTTCAGGCCCTGGACCATCCTCGTATTCCCCGGTATCGGGGTCACTTCTCCCTGGATGATAGCCTGTTCTGGTTGGGGCTGGTGCAGGAGTACGTTCCCGGCCAATCTCTGGCAGAGTTGCTACATCAGGGAGAGCGCTTTACCGAATCGGAGATTCGCCAGATTACCATCCAGATTCTGGATATTCTGATTTATCTGCATGAATTGAATCCGCCGGTACTGCACCGGGATATTAAGCCGGGAAATTTGATCCTGGGAGAAGACGGACAGATTTATCTGGTGGATTTTGGGGCGGTTCAGGATCGGTTGGCTGCGGGTGCCAGGACAGTTACGGTGGTGGGAACATACGGCTACACCCCGATCGAACAGTTTGGAGGGCAGGCTGTCCCGGCGTCCGACCTCTATGCCCTGGGAGCCACCCTGATTCACCTGATGACAGGTCTGCCCCCCGCTGAACTGCCCCAGGAGGAGATGCGAATCGCCTTCTGGAATTACACCAGTGCCAGTCCCAGCTTTGTAGACTGGGTGATCACCCTGACGGAACCTGCTGTAGAACGACGCTTCAAAACAGCCCGCGAGGCCCTAGATATGCTGGAAAAAGGTGAACCCTTGACGCAACGACGGGGAGCTTTCTTTTCCCTGGCTGCCCCTGAAGGTACGCCCATTAGTCTCCAGAAGTCCTGCGATCGCCTGTGGATCGAAATCCCAGCACGTCTGCAAGGCCTTTCTCTGCTTGATGTGGTGGTGTCCATGGCCATTTTGGGCGCGATCGCTCTGGTGGCTGACACGCTGATCTTCCGATCACTCTTTCTGCTGGTGCTGTTCGTCTTACTGGGGCCAATCGTCCTGGGCTTTCTGGGGGCTGCCACCGTAGCCCAGTCCATTACCTTGACCCCAGATACTTTCCGCATTCTCCGCACCTTATTTGGGTTCTCAGTCTACGAACGGGTCGGGGATACGGCAGAGATTGAGTCTGTGTCCTGCCACATGCATGCCCTTTCCCACCAGAGGGTCTCTCCCATCCTCTTGCTGCCATCCTCGTTTCGTCTGGTCGCCCTGCAGACAGTGCGGGGAAAATACATGTTCGGCGGATATCTGTCGGAAGATGAGGTAAACTGGCTGGTTCAGGAGATTCAGAACTGGTTGAGAACCTATGGTTGA
- the mnmA gene encoding tRNA 2-thiouridine(34) synthase MnmA, translating to MNSVVVGLSGGVDSSVAAALLHHQGYDVVGLTLWLMKGKGQCCSEGMVDAARLCEDLSIPHHIVDMREVFQANIVDYLVAGYSQGITPLPCSQCNKAVKFGPMLHYARTELGVDRIATGHYAQITRDDSTGRYQLRRAVDTNKDQAYFLYDLGQEILAATLFPLGNQPKTETRRIATEFGLHTAEKPESQDLCLIEAHGSMQAFLDKYITPQTGEIVDQAGRVLGRHEGVHHYTIGQRKGLGIAHSEPLYVIGLDPMRNRVIVGDRSSAQDYECIVRQVNWVSIAPPTTPIRAEVQVRYRSAAVPATLIPLDGGMGLRIVFDDPQFSVTPGQAAVCYNGDILLCGGIIESRS from the coding sequence ATGAATAGTGTTGTGGTGGGTTTGTCTGGTGGGGTTGACAGTTCAGTGGCTGCGGCCCTCCTGCATCATCAGGGATACGATGTTGTTGGTCTCACCCTCTGGTTAATGAAGGGCAAGGGACAGTGTTGCTCAGAGGGCATGGTGGATGCTGCCCGCCTCTGTGAAGATCTCAGCATTCCCCACCACATCGTAGATATGCGAGAGGTTTTCCAGGCCAATATTGTGGATTATCTGGTGGCTGGTTATAGCCAGGGTATCACCCCCCTGCCCTGTTCTCAGTGCAATAAAGCCGTCAAGTTTGGGCCGATGTTGCACTATGCCCGCACAGAACTGGGGGTCGATCGGATTGCCACCGGCCACTACGCTCAGATTACCCGTGATGACAGCACCGGTCGGTATCAACTGCGGCGGGCCGTAGACACCAACAAGGATCAGGCTTACTTTCTGTATGACCTGGGCCAGGAGATCCTGGCGGCCACGCTGTTTCCCCTGGGAAATCAACCCAAGACAGAAACCCGACGCATTGCGACCGAATTTGGTCTGCATACGGCAGAAAAGCCTGAAAGTCAGGATCTCTGTCTGATTGAGGCCCATGGTTCCATGCAGGCATTCCTGGACAAATACATTACACCGCAAACCGGGGAAATTGTGGACCAGGCTGGACGGGTTTTGGGCCGACATGAAGGGGTACACCACTACACAATCGGCCAACGCAAGGGATTGGGTATTGCCCACAGCGAACCCCTCTATGTGATTGGATTGGATCCAATGCGGAATCGGGTGATTGTGGGCGATCGCAGCAGCGCCCAAGATTATGAATGCATCGTGCGGCAGGTGAACTGGGTGTCGATCGCCCCACCTACCACTCCGATTCGAGCCGAGGTGCAGGTCCGCTACCGTTCTGCTGCGGTTCCAGCCACCCTGATCCCCCTGGATGGGGGAATGGGGCTGCGAATTGTCTTCGATGACCCCCAGTTCAGTGTCACGCCGGGACAGGCAGCAGTCTGTTATAACGGGGACATTCTCCTCTGCGGCGGCATTATTGAGAGCCGAAGCTGA
- a CDS encoding Uma2 family endonuclease has product MQPFHFPVEQTDPPRPAWEVLPTMYDLPSENPEEPGLPDEFHDWQPQLLSATFRLQDYAADRIFTASDLNLYYDVRHPLWYKRPDWFAVIGVPRLHENRDLRLSYVIWQEGVSPFIAVELLSPGTEREDLGQTERANPDPPTKWQVYEQILRIPYYVVFDRYTDRLRAFSLNQAHYQPLELPDDRLWLPDLNMGLGLWQGRYQGLERLWLRWYDAAGDWIATDSERLSLEQQRADQEQQRADQERQRADQEQQRADRLAERLRALGIDPDDE; this is encoded by the coding sequence ATGCAGCCATTTCACTTTCCGGTTGAGCAAACTGATCCCCCCCGACCGGCCTGGGAAGTTCTGCCGACCATGTATGACTTGCCCAGCGAAAATCCGGAGGAACCTGGCTTGCCTGACGAGTTCCACGATTGGCAACCCCAACTTCTGAGTGCCACATTTCGCCTGCAAGATTATGCGGCTGATCGGATTTTTACCGCCAGCGATCTCAATTTGTATTACGATGTCCGCCATCCACTCTGGTATAAGCGACCGGATTGGTTTGCCGTGATCGGGGTTCCTCGCCTGCATGAAAACCGGGATTTACGCTTGAGTTATGTGATCTGGCAGGAGGGAGTCAGCCCCTTTATTGCGGTAGAGTTGCTGTCGCCAGGAACCGAACGGGAAGACCTGGGGCAAACGGAGCGGGCTAACCCTGATCCACCCACCAAATGGCAGGTGTATGAGCAAATTCTGCGAATTCCCTATTACGTCGTCTTCGACCGTTATACCGATCGACTGCGGGCGTTTAGTCTGAACCAGGCTCACTATCAGCCCCTGGAATTGCCGGACGATCGTCTCTGGTTGCCGGACTTGAATATGGGGCTGGGATTGTGGCAGGGACGCTATCAGGGACTGGAGCGCCTCTGGCTGCGCTGGTACGATGCCGCAGGAGATTGGATCGCCACGGACAGTGAACGGTTAAGTCTGGAACAACAACGGGCCGACCAGGAACAACAACGGGCCGACCAGGAACGGCAACGGGCTGACCAGGAGCAACAACGGGCCGATCGTCTGGCCGAACGATTAAGGGCTTTGGGGATTGATCCAGATGACGAATGA
- a CDS encoding sigma 54-interacting transcriptional regulator, protein MTQTDRIQWLKQHTTLGALSDEVLGAIAAAIVEEPFQENRRLILEDTFPPALYILREGYLESYRTSKTGPATALGLLPGTVLHLKELILEEVTRQTVITLEQGVLWTIPKEAFLILVNQYPEITRTVSRQLAAELDQVTAQMVYEQERQAALRPYLVNKVRRGIVGTSRYAVRLRQDIKKATRDRKPVLIFGEPGLEKDNTAALIHFGSADRHQPMIKINCNTLQASGAELFGRAGGKPGLIEWLGLGTLLLNNIQDLSPALEEKLCNLLKTGVFTPISREGEQPPQSLPCQARILMVSEKSLPQRKLVGHEVKVPPLRVRKADIEAQVQYYISLYCQARHLPKPRVTPEAIRSLQSYDFPGNIAELQSLIERAIVQLEGDSELTEEVLWSNSPRKRRFRVNLLNVYPWLRQFLRSAWWPDRINYGFTLAVFAIVVVLLFLGPQTRDRNIALNFFWAWWWPGILLAFPFVGRLWCSVCPFMIYGELAQKLSLWIYPRQLGRWPRQAADRIGGWFLFGLFTLILLWEELWDLENTAYLSACLLLLITAGAVICSLLFERRFWCRYLCPIGGMNGLFAKLSMTELRAQQGICVATCTTYQCYKGGPQKGEGQETEGCPLYSHPAQLEDNRDCVLCMTCLKACPHRSVELNLRPPGIELWTTHVPRSDEVALLFLLFGAVLLHRLPEIATQFHLSLSLDTFAGHAGSSLLALLVPGAIAGIAYGIMGLSGRIGRGGTVKPRPFIELAYGYLPLVLGGSLAHYLPLGLSEAGRVIPVTLATFGYTGGLHLVTIADPVVIAFLQGVTLIVSVWLSIILTQNIARQSILRLLPQHLATVAIGSLFWKIMVGW, encoded by the coding sequence ATGACCCAGACCGATCGCATCCAATGGCTGAAACAGCACACCACCCTGGGGGCTTTATCGGATGAGGTTCTGGGCGCTATCGCCGCTGCCATTGTGGAGGAACCGTTCCAGGAGAATCGTCGCCTGATCCTGGAAGACACCTTTCCCCCAGCTCTCTACATCCTGCGGGAAGGATATCTGGAAAGTTACCGCACCAGCAAGACAGGGCCAGCCACAGCTCTCGGCCTCCTGCCAGGAACCGTCTTGCATTTGAAAGAACTGATCCTGGAGGAGGTGACCCGCCAAACGGTGATTACCCTGGAGCAGGGGGTACTCTGGACCATCCCGAAAGAGGCGTTTCTAATTCTGGTGAATCAGTATCCAGAAATCACCCGCACTGTTTCCCGCCAACTGGCGGCTGAGCTGGATCAGGTGACCGCCCAAATGGTGTACGAACAGGAACGGCAGGCAGCCCTGCGACCTTACCTGGTCAATAAGGTGAGGCGGGGCATCGTGGGGACCAGTCGTTATGCCGTTCGCCTGCGTCAGGACATCAAGAAAGCGACCCGCGATCGAAAGCCAGTCCTAATTTTCGGAGAACCAGGGCTGGAAAAGGATAATACGGCGGCCCTGATCCATTTTGGGTCAGCCGATCGGCACCAGCCCATGATTAAAATCAACTGTAATACCCTCCAGGCCAGCGGTGCAGAGCTGTTTGGACGGGCTGGTGGCAAACCTGGCTTAATCGAATGGTTGGGCCTGGGAACTCTGCTGTTGAACAATATTCAGGATTTGTCACCAGCTCTAGAGGAAAAACTGTGCAACCTGTTGAAAACTGGAGTATTTACGCCTATCAGTCGAGAGGGAGAGCAGCCTCCCCAATCGCTCCCCTGTCAGGCCCGCATCTTAATGGTGTCAGAGAAGAGTCTGCCACAACGGAAGCTGGTGGGGCATGAGGTTAAGGTCCCTCCGCTGCGGGTCCGCAAAGCAGATATTGAAGCCCAGGTGCAGTACTACATCAGTCTTTATTGTCAGGCTCGCCATCTGCCCAAGCCCCGCGTCACTCCAGAGGCTATTCGCAGCCTCCAGAGCTACGATTTTCCGGGGAATATTGCCGAGCTCCAGAGCCTGATTGAGCGGGCGATCGTACAGCTCGAGGGAGACTCTGAGTTAACCGAGGAAGTGCTCTGGTCTAACAGCCCCCGGAAGCGGCGTTTCCGGGTCAACCTGTTGAATGTGTATCCCTGGCTGCGGCAGTTTCTGCGGAGCGCCTGGTGGCCCGATCGGATCAACTACGGGTTCACCCTAGCGGTCTTTGCGATCGTGGTCGTCCTGCTATTTCTGGGACCCCAGACCCGCGATCGCAATATTGCTCTGAACTTCTTCTGGGCCTGGTGGTGGCCAGGGATCTTGCTGGCATTTCCCTTCGTTGGGCGGCTCTGGTGTTCGGTTTGCCCGTTCATGATCTACGGTGAACTGGCACAAAAGTTGTCCCTCTGGATTTATCCCCGTCAGTTGGGTCGTTGGCCTCGCCAGGCGGCCGATCGGATCGGGGGCTGGTTCTTGTTTGGGCTGTTTACCCTGATCCTGCTCTGGGAAGAACTCTGGGATCTGGAGAATACGGCCTATCTTTCCGCTTGCTTGCTGTTGCTGATTACGGCTGGGGCAGTGATCTGCTCCCTCCTGTTTGAGCGACGGTTCTGGTGTCGCTATCTCTGCCCAATCGGCGGCATGAATGGGCTGTTCGCCAAACTCTCCATGACAGAATTGCGAGCACAACAGGGAATTTGCGTGGCGACCTGCACCACCTACCAGTGCTACAAAGGGGGACCCCAAAAGGGAGAGGGGCAGGAAACCGAGGGCTGTCCCCTCTACTCCCACCCCGCCCAGTTGGAGGACAATCGGGATTGTGTCCTGTGCATGACCTGTCTCAAAGCCTGTCCCCACCGATCGGTAGAACTGAACCTGCGGCCACCGGGGATTGAATTGTGGACGACCCATGTTCCCCGATCGGACGAGGTAGCCCTGCTGTTCCTATTGTTTGGGGCGGTACTGCTTCACCGCCTGCCCGAAATTGCCACCCAGTTTCATCTCTCGTTGTCCCTGGATACCTTTGCTGGTCATGCCGGATCGTCGCTCCTAGCGCTGTTGGTGCCGGGGGCGATCGCTGGAATCGCCTATGGCATCATGGGCCTGTCAGGGAGAATCGGGCGGGGCGGGACGGTCAAACCCCGTCCTTTCATAGAGCTGGCCTATGGGTATCTACCTCTGGTGCTAGGGGGCAGTCTGGCCCACTATCTACCGTTAGGGCTATCCGAGGCGGGCCGGGTGATCCCGGTGACGCTGGCGACTTTTGGCTATACAGGCGGCCTGCATCTGGTGACGATCGCCGATCCTGTGGTAATTGCATTTCTGCAGGGAGTAACCCTGATTGTCTCGGTCTGGCTGAGCATCATTCTGACCCAGAATATTGCCCGTCAATCAATTCTGCGTCTGCTGCCCCAGCATCTGGCCACCGTGGCGATCGGCTCCCTGTTCTGGAAAATTATGGTGGGCTGGTAA